ctctctatttatttatttattcaaattatttttattaaatattttatgcatttattaaaattattatttatcaatttaaattgCTTGATTCTGGTTTTGTTACAGAAAATTTTCATGGAGAACCTGTTTTCAGATTATCATATTTCTGTTTAATCAGCTTTGACTTATTTTCCTCCAGTTCataattatgttgtttttaggATGTTTCAAGAGTTGAAAGGGTGCCAAAAAGCTCTCTGCCACTATTATGCTTTAGAGATGGCAGCCCTCCTCTGCCAGATGCTTTAAATATATCTCTGAAGGATTCAGCTGTCACAGGTAGAAGCCCCACCTAAATATATTCAACTCAAGTTAATTAAGTTGTGTTATAAACTTAATATTTGAGCACATAAGTTCTATCTTGAACTTCATTCATTTAtagacttatttaaaaaaattattaatcaggATAGAGCCCCAGTAAATTCCCACCATTCATTAAGCAAGAATCATAGTTTCTATAGAATATTCTTCATCTGATTCATTAGTATTTCCCCCTTGTAATTTTACATACATTACCATGATGGTTTCTTTTGTCTATAGTGTAATGGATGAATACCGAACTGATGGATGTGTaatgttttcttcatttcttaGTGTTTCACTTTGTTTTGAAGCACCATGATAGCACTtgttccttcttcctcttgttTCCTGTCTCTTTCTCAACGAAGGAAACagactacaattttttttttgaaactgtCTTGTGTAGTGCCActataattactttttgttcccCCTTTTTCTTAGGAATAAATGGTCTTGAGGTCGAGCAGTGCTTTCCTATGGAGAAAAATATCACTATGAAATTGACAAATGAACAGGTATTGTTATAAGCTTTTTTCTTTcggcaatatttttatttgcttataGGTATTGTATCTTTAAGCTCAATGTCTCATTTCCTTTGAGATCTATAATGACATATAGCTATATCTGCCTTAGTATTAAAATTCCTACATTAATAATGGGGAAGGATTAGTTCATAAATGATTTTGCTTATTGTCCTCTTATAATATCATAGACCATGAACATGCGAATTATTGTTCAGATATCTCCAGGTGCTTTGTACATTGGTCTTTTCAACGGCATTGGAGATACAAGAACACAATCGAAGATGGTATGGTCTATTACCCAAGTATTACTTTTATCACAAAGAAGATTTTACACAGCTTCATACTGATTTCTGCCTTTATTTTTGCATCCTgtctcaaaacaaaaaatccttaACTTATTTCTATTTAGCTCAGTTCTTTCTCATCAAAGTTCTTGATGCAATAACTACACGTGAATGATTAAAAGTTACTCCTCTACCTTTACAGATTATCCGAGGTTCAGCATACTCCTTCAGTGCCAATATAAGTGTGGAAGCATGCTCGAATTCAATGATGAGGGGGGAGTTATGTAACAGTACAATCTATCCACTTTCATGCACAGCATTTGATGTCTATAATTCTATGAAGGCTACAGTGAAGAAGCCAATGATGGAAAATGCAATGACCTGCAAAAGTAACTTAGAAACATTTTGTGCTCAGGAAGGTGTACCAGAATTTTACTCCTTGGATATAACAAATATGGCAGAAGAATTGACCATTATGGCGCCAAATGTTACATTCAATACTACAGCTTCAAATAACATTTCTAGTGCAAATGATGTTAGTTTAATGTGTTTTGCTCGCCATGGTGCAATTCCTTCGGAGACTTTGCATGATTATTCTGGTGATTTAAATAAAGCCCCTCTGATTATCCGTTATCCACTGATTGGTCGTTTGTACATCAGTATATTAccaattaatgttaaaaaaaagtttggagGGACacaagatgaaaatttaaaagtttgctATTCAATGGAATCACGAGTGCTTCAGTGCCCACTTGGAAAGGCTGGATCAAATTGCACAATGGACAGCTACACACTTCAGGTAGTATTGATTGCCAGATGCGTCTctatatatactttttgtgcttttttttataaaggttCATTCTAAATTATGTTAGTGCAATATTTATTGGACAACAAAACTTGTGCTTTGGGTTATAACTTAGATTGGGGATACAATCACATGTAGTCATATCTTGATGGTTAAGAAAAACATTAGATGTAACAATTCAAAAGAATCCATTAAGATGTTTATAATTTGCAGAAATAGGAATGTACCAAGTCTTAGTGAGTGCAGGCATTAGCATTTATGTGGTGTGTATCAATTGGGAGGTCTACTTGATTTCTTTCCTGGGATAGACTGAATTTGTTTTTCAAGACTGAACTATTTTATGTGCAATGCTAAAATATATGGATTGAAGAACCTGTTCAACATATTAAGTTTCCttgtatagaaattaaaatattggaGTTTTTCACTAAATACTATCCAATAGGAATTTTGAAGCATTTCCCAGAAATTTAAGTTTAATGGCACCTGTGGTAGAATCAGTTGTATATCTTGTTGCTTAAAGATATTTCTGCACAGGAATAAGTCATTGACAAGATAAGAATGGTTGTTTGCCGACAGTTCTAAGGAGAGGTGCAACCCCCtttgaatcatattttttaccTGTGGCTATTGGTGAAGGAGCATCTTCTGCCAACTTTCCTCTTGAGCCACTTTTAAACAAGTCATCAAATGTGGGAGAAACTGGTGACATTTGGACTTATTTTACTTTGGATATTCCCCATGGTGCAGCTGGACGGAATATTCACATACGGCTATCTGCAGATGTGAAGATCAGTTATGAAGTCTATGCTAGATTTGGTGGATTGCCTTCTCTTGATAGCTGGGACTATTATTATGCTAGCAGGACAAGGAAGAGTGatcaatctgtgtttttcaTGCTATATGATTCAAGTGATGACAAAATTGACTTTTACATTATTTATGCTAGAGAAGGAACTTGGGGTATAGGTCTAAGACATCTTTATACCGGCAGTGATTCTTTGAAAGCACAAACTGTCATGTCTATTTCACTTGAAGGATGCCCTAAACAATGCTCCTCTCATGGAGATTGTAAATATTCTTTTGATGCCAGTGGATTGACATCATACAGGTTTATGTTAAACCCTTTTCTTGTTCTCAATTTATCTGTTCTGTTTAcatttcatttgtttgttttatattaGTAGATAAGAACCATGTGAATCTTTGGTATTGACTAAGCCATTTTTGTAAAATAGTCAGATACTAAGTTACAGACATTCCAGATTGCTTGATTTGTATTTGTGGCACACAACTTCCTAAAGaaatttaccatttttaatgtttacttTTTGGCCTCAGCTTCTGCTCTTGTGATCGAAACCATGGTGGCTTTGACTGTAGCATTGAAATTGTATCACATAAAGGTAATTGTTAATTTTAGCAATTGATAATTTGTTGTTTCTGTTACATGTATCATAGTTCAACTCTTGTTATATTATCTAGTCAGATACTCTTTGTCTGTAACTTAGTCTGATTTCCTGGGTAGTTGGTACTATTTTACTTAGATATACTTCTATTCTAAGTGTCACCATTCAGCCCAGAACCCAAACTAAATGGTTTAGATATATATTCTGGTCAACTatctttttggtttattttgttCCACTTTATGATGTTATTTATAATGATTTGTTGCTACCAATATTAATGTATGTATTTTTTGCTAGCGATCTACTGAAAAAAGTAGGTAAACATAGTGAATTTGAGTTTAGTTTGGCAACTTTGGTCTaaacataaaatgataaaaacaaagTATGCTTtactcctttttttgtttacaggTTGTCAAATATATGGGTATggattttctgttttgtttatcCTTAGAATGTgcttttttgttctttaatcTGGTTGTTGAAAATTTGCTGTAGGGCATATACTACAATCAATTTTTCTCATTGGATCAAATGCTGCAGCCATACTTCCTGCCTATTGGTCCCTTCGGCAGAAGGTAATTCTTGTTCTCTTTCCTTTtgttatctattttttctccCAATTATTTGAGTGTATCGTGATTTATCTGCCCGCGTATGGAAATTGATGGAACTATTTAGAGTTATATCTTAACTTGAATGTCGGGGATAAATAATTCTGGATATTTAAGTTAACACAATGAGGATACAAATGATTTGGATTCTCAAGAAGTACTTATATGCTTGATTAGAGAATATTGCATCTGAATCTAAATTTCTAACAAAACAAATTGACTTTGTTAAATAGATTGTGTTGAAATGGACTTGTGATTTCCTATTTGCAGGCATTTGCAGAATGGGTTTTGTTCACATCCAGTGGCATTGCTAGTGCACTATATCATGCATGTGACGTTGGCACCTGGTGTGCATTGAACTTTAATGTTTTACAGGTTACTTCTCTTTCTTTGGTGGTCTCTCTTACTgtattttcaaatttagaaaaagaacaagaaaaaagtTGGGAAACTAAAAAATGTTTCAGAGAATCTGAGATGGGATAGAGAAAGATGTTATCTCACTTGCATAGCTGTGACAAGCTTCAACAATCTTCTGTAACCTGAGTTCCAAATAGGATTTTCATTCTTAATGGGGTGATTTTATGCTGTGGATTATTCCCAAATCCCAAGCCTTGGGTGTTGATCATAGTAGCATGTATACACGCACGCACACACTCAgatgaaaaactacaaaatcacTCCATTAAAAATGTTGTTGGGATCTAAAATACAACTCAACAATGGCTATACTTGTCTATATGCATTTATAGTGACTTGATATTTCAACATTTCAGTTCATGGACTTCTGGCTCTCTTTCATGGCTGTGGTTAGCACTTTTGTATACCTAGCTACAATTGACGAAGTATATAAGAGGGCAATCCACACAGCTGTTGCTATCCTCACTGCCCTTTTGGCTGCAACCAAGGCAACTAGGTAAATTGAACTAGTGGACAAACAACTTAGTATATATGCTGCTAAAGACGTTTAAGCTTTGTTCACATGTATCTACACTGAATTGTGCAGGTCTTCCAATGTTGTTCTTGTCATTGTGATTGGGGCTCTTGGTCTTCTTATTGCATGGTTGATAGAGATCTCAAAAAAGTATAGGTCCATCTCCTTTTCATTTGGATTATCGCTAAGTTTCCTTCAAAGGTGAGATATCCGtgcttagtaaaaaaaatttagcacAGCATTTTCTAGATAACATTATAGTAATTTATGGTAAAATCGTGCACATTACTTTacttttgaagtattttatgTGCATGCATTGATTGCCAATTTGGAATTCCTTCAGTGATGGCAAACTTTATGGCTGATAGCCTGATAGAATCATGATCTGGCTGTATGGTACTGTTCAGCATGTATTTACGAAACCTTTTTGTAAATTGCCATTTTGACACAATACTACtgttttcttgttcatttaaaattcatggtCTGGCTCATGCTTGTAGTCCTTGATTTTGTCTTGGAGTAGGGCTTTTTGTCAGACACTGGAGCTGAAAAGCTTAAAATTCAGTTAATTCAaccttcaaatagttttttgttttgttcattCGGGTTAAAAAGTTGATGGTGGGAATTCAAGATGAACCATACTCACAGTTCTTTCTACAAATACCTTAAATCTTATATGTTAAGCAACCCTTCTTGGTACCTTAAAGGTGGTGATTGTCATATACTGTATTCATAACATGatcacaattttatattttcactttAAACTTAGATGTGCTTGATGATGTACAAATCCTGAACTAGCTTATGCTatgtctttttaaaaatatctaaactgcagttttatatttttattttaaacttgaatGTGCTTAAAGATGAATTTCCTCTGCAGCTTGCAAACTATAAAGCAATGGTTCTGTAATCTGGTCAAGACACTTTTGAGACGGTTTCGCTGGGGATTTTTATTGGTTGGTTTCATTACATTGGCCATGGCAGGACTAAGCTGGACGCTCGAAACCAGTGCAAACTACTGGTTTTGGCATAGGTATTACATTTCTACTACTCTCTCTACCTTCTCTTTGTTTCTCTGTCTTCTCCTGGTCTCATGTTTTGCTCTTTTGAAATGGTTACAGCTTTTGGCATGTTACAATATAtacatcttcattcttcttcctttgctcAAAAGCAAACATTGTTGATGCTGAAGATTCATCATCACCCTCAAGTGGAAACTATGCACTGACTCATCAGGATTCATTTCCAAGAGGTAATTAGAAGAACATACATGGGATTGGTGGGTGCAAAAAGGAAAGAGATGGATCTTTTGTGGATTTAATTTTGCACTAATGTGACACAATTGGTAGGTAAAAAGATATGGCTACTGAGTAGAACTAGAAATCAACATAAGAGTGAATTGTGAGGCCTAAGATGTTAACAGGGATCAACAAAGCAGTCTCTTGTAAATTCTTTTCCTCACAAGGTTTGCTTATTTTACATTCATTATAGGGTATATATATTTTccataaatatctttttttatgccGATAGGAGAAAGAAATCAAACAAGGGATACATTTAGTCGTAGGATAAAGGGTTAAAGGGTCTAAACTTTGGTTATGTaactataaattagaatattaatATTGATATCCTGGgaattgtatatattatatGGAGAATTCTGTAATAGATCAACATTTGTGGGGAGAGAGTTACCCCTTAATTGATACTTACTTTTTTAAGAATTAGTCTCATGTCTTTGGACTATGTGTATaccttatttttagaaaagaaaaaaatatgaagagtTCTGTTAGTAAAACCAACTCCACATAACTTGATGGGTCTTGTTATTTAGTTTAGCTGTCTACTGTTTTCAAAAGCAAGTTACACGGTTCATCGCATGTGTTTGGAATATCACATACCATCAATCTATCTATACCCATGGTtacgataaaaataaaattattttttctttactcCCTTATAAATGGGTTAGGGACACGTAATAAGGTACTCATGTACCTAcgatgaaaattatatataaaaaatgataatacatACTTTCATGTTTTCAATttgtgtatttgttttttttttcttaaatgtatTTGAGATCTTtggatatatatttaattttcattttaagtctctgataaaaaaaaattgttgttttaaattcttagtatattattgaattttactataattatacttttattttaataatattttatttacatgtTTCAAACATTGTACAAAAAGAGattatatttaaagaaaatatgttaTACATTGAcaaagttaaataattttatattatccaattataaatcttcatatatgataaatttgttaacttttataataattatcttaaaaattatattaaatgtaaCTTCTGATTGGTAAATAGTGTAGAAGTGCATGATCATTAAATGATGTTTAGttgtttcaaactttttttccctttgttCTTAAAGATATGCTTGACTATTGGtgcaaaaaaaacattttgacacttgcaaatttttattaaatttcactataaaattatttttgaaacaaaaaaattcaaacacaaactattttattttaaataaaaacgaatttataaaatcaaattttcaaaacaCTTACTCGAATACATACTATATATCCTTCCATGACCTTGAATTGTTGTCCTTGACCACCATCTTTTACTACAATTTTCGGACAAGAAAATTAACAAGACAACAATAAAAAGTCAAAATAACACCAAAACATGAGTACCAAACTTTTCAAATACACACTATATGACcttccagaaattcaaattgttgcCCTCGACCACCATCTTTTACTAAAATTTTGTgtgcaaaacaagaaaaataaaactaaaagcaTGTATAGCTAAACTTTTCTATAAAATGACACAATGAATTCATTTGCCTATACATGTTAGCTTCCATAAATAGTTCcgttatataaaaatacatttaataaattaaagtatgaaaggaaaacatattaaaatttttctcATGTCATACATTTCCCTTTCAATACttaataaattgtaaaaaaataagaaagtataTTTAGCATGCAAAGCTGGGTGTTGTATTCTCTTAGAAGTAGGTAGATAGCATGCTGAcatattaaaagtatttttctaaTAACTTGCTTGGAGTTCTACGCATGACATggcattgttttatttttttttgtttgcttgGAATTCTATGACAGTATGACGTGGCTATATCATATTCATAGAAGTAGGTAGATAGCATGAGAACATACTTACGTAAATACATACgcataaataaaaagtataatacatttatctaataaaaaaaagtaaatatgtattgcttcaaaattaacaatttctAGGTTACTTCCTTACGAGAATATATAATggtattgataaaaataaaacaagtcaAAGACTAAACAAACAAATGCTGACAGACAATAACACAGGTGTCTTGAAGCATCTAGTTGTCTTCTGTCCACCAGTAATCACGTGTTGAACTGTATTGGtttcaacacaaaaataaaaactaatttattaattaattcaatcgatattcaatttggattttttttatcaattggaACTAATTAATCTGATTATAATTGGGTTGGTTTGAGTTTATTGATTAAGTTGACATTTTccaaaatcttaaaataataatcatattaaaaagacgagattttatatttaatttattttaaaaaaataattcagtttaatattaaaatatttttgtaaagatTAGTGTTTTATACATTTTCTGCATTaaaaaagtttatactatttattaAGTAGAAatctcctttgtaaaaaaaagtagaaatctcttgaaatatgattttatttatataatttttaaagtaagaatttaattacctttaaaatgctttttttaaaatgttacgaAATTCAACAATGTTGCGAATGTTGTAAAATCTTTGAACAAgtagtgaattttgaattttttggacTACAAAAGTACACTGAGCATAGAAAGCATTATAAAGTAGAGAGATATGGAGACCTTGATGGACATTGGGTGGCATTATAGGCTCTATGAGATCCTTCTAGTGCTTCTTTTGGTTCTCTTGCACTCAAATGTTGCCCTATTCTCCTGCTCATGTTTCCTACATTCATAGTGTGTTTGATTCTCGCTTCAAGGATCCAAAACGTCCATTCATTTCTAACTTTTCTCTCATATACTTCTTGTTCAACGGTTTTGGACTGCATGTTGTcaacaaatcaaattaaaatcatgtcatttttaatcaaaaacATGAGTcatgaaatttttattgtttattgacTCGGTTTCTCATTAATTTTATGAGTACATAATTCTATAAATCTACATGAGTTGTAGATTTATTAGTCATTTTTATcccattatataattttttgcatGTATAAAAGAGGTTTGAGTTTAATTATCTTCCTATtcattgaattttattaaaagaagaaTCTTATTGACTAGTGcctaaaagaattaataattgaaattatttattaaaagtgatcttgaatatacattaaaaatcatGTTGAGGAATGAAgagttttaataaaattatttttaatttcttaactagtAATCTTATGACATTGGATaacatttgtataaaataaagacttaaatgtttttttttcattcctgaaatttaatgttttttttcttgtattttttgttttagtttttataaaa
The Glycine max cultivar Williams 82 chromosome 16, Glycine_max_v4.0, whole genome shotgun sequence genome window above contains:
- the LOC100816545 gene encoding uncharacterized protein isoform X1, encoding MPLNSIPWCHLKLILLSALLLFCCSLDLCSAITDYEDDVFTVSSFSYPQTTLRPYDLRYIRVDIIPWFSAVFISLDSDVDLDVSRVERVPKSSLPLLCFRDGSPPLPDALNISLKDSAVTGINGLEVEQCFPMEKNITMKLTNEQISPGALYIGLFNGIGDTRTQSKMIIRGSAYSFSANISVEACSNSMMRGELCNSTIYPLSCTAFDVYNSMKATVKKPMMENAMTCKSNLETFCAQEGVPEFYSLDITNMAEELTIMAPNVTFNTTASNNISSANDVSLMCFARHGAIPSETLHDYSGDLNKAPLIIRYPLIGRLYISILPINVKKKFGGTQDENLKVCYSMESRVLQCPLGKAGSNCTMDSYTLQTVLRRGATPFESYFLPVAIGEGASSANFPLEPLLNKSSNVGETGDIWTYFTLDIPHGAAGRNIHIRLSADVKISYEVYARFGGLPSLDSWDYYYASRTRKSDQSVFFMLYDSSDDKIDFYIIYAREGTWGIGLRHLYTGSDSLKAQTVMSISLEGCPKQCSSHGDCKYSFDASGLTSYSFCSCDRNHGGFDCSIEIVSHKGHILQSIFLIGSNAAAILPAYWSLRQKAFAEWVLFTSSGIASALYHACDVGTWCALNFNVLQFMDFWLSFMAVVSTFVYLATIDEVYKRAIHTAVAILTALLAATKATRSSNVVLVIVIGALGLLIAWLIEISKKYRSISFSFGLSLSFLQSLQTIKQWFCNLVKTLLRRFRWGFLLVGFITLAMAGLSWTLETSANYWFWHSFWHVTIYTSSFFFLCSKANIVDAEDSSSPSSGNYALTHQDSFPRGN
- the LOC100816545 gene encoding uncharacterized protein isoform X2, yielding MEKNITMKLTNEQISPGALYIGLFNGIGDTRTQSKMIIRGSAYSFSANISVEACSNSMMRGELCNSTIYPLSCTAFDVYNSMKATVKKPMMENAMTCKSNLETFCAQEGVPEFYSLDITNMAEELTIMAPNVTFNTTASNNISSANDVSLMCFARHGAIPSETLHDYSGDLNKAPLIIRYPLIGRLYISILPINVKKKFGGTQDENLKVCYSMESRVLQCPLGKAGSNCTMDSYTLQTVLRRGATPFESYFLPVAIGEGASSANFPLEPLLNKSSNVGETGDIWTYFTLDIPHGAAGRNIHIRLSADVKISYEVYARFGGLPSLDSWDYYYASRTRKSDQSVFFMLYDSSDDKIDFYIIYAREGTWGIGLRHLYTGSDSLKAQTVMSISLEGCPKQCSSHGDCKYSFDASGLTSYSFCSCDRNHGGFDCSIEIVSHKGHILQSIFLIGSNAAAILPAYWSLRQKAFAEWVLFTSSGIASALYHACDVGTWCALNFNVLQFMDFWLSFMAVVSTFVYLATIDEVYKRAIHTAVAILTALLAATKATRSSNVVLVIVIGALGLLIAWLIEISKKYRSISFSFGLSLSFLQSLQTIKQWFCNLVKTLLRRFRWGFLLVGFITLAMAGLSWTLETSANYWFWHSFWHVTIYTSSFFFLCSKANIVDAEDSSSPSSGNYALTHQDSFPRGN